The proteins below come from a single Asanoa ferruginea genomic window:
- a CDS encoding HypC/HybG/HupF family hydrogenase formation chaperone: MCLAVPGQVKSISERDGTLMADVDFGGVRKDVCLQYVPDAVVGEYVVVHVGFAIQRLDEDSAKQTLANFEQLGILEEEFGAK, from the coding sequence GTGTGTCTGGCAGTACCCGGGCAGGTCAAGAGCATCAGTGAGCGGGACGGCACCTTGATGGCCGACGTCGACTTCGGCGGGGTGCGCAAGGACGTGTGCCTCCAGTACGTCCCCGACGCGGTCGTCGGCGAGTACGTCGTGGTGCACGTCGGGTTCGCGATCCAGCGGCTCGACGAGGACTCGGCCAAGCAGACCCTGGCCAACTTCGAACAGTTGGGCATTCTCGAAGAGGAGTTCGGGGCGAAATGA
- the hypF gene encoding carbamoyltransferase HypF has translation MCLGIPGQVVELVPGYEGQVALVDVEGAARRVNVGMLDTPPEPGAWVLIHMGFAVELIDRDRARTAMEGLELIGRGRDSAARARRRYDVTGVVQGVGFRPFVYATATALALTGRVSNTAAGVTVEVEGAPDALDTFGRRLRTDAPPLAVVEEIAESTVDVVGGTGFTIDSSGPAGRARTLASPDVATCADCRAELRDPADRRYRHPFITCTNCGPRFTIITALPYDRATTTMSGFPMCPACRAEYENPADRRFHAQPIACHDCGPRLQLVTGDAGRHAWPPVHGELALRTARDLLARGQILAVKGLGGYHLACDARNELAVATLRARKRRGGKPFAVMAADLTVARRIASLGPDEEALLAGAQRPIVLAPKREPLAGGVAPGNPDLGVLLPYTPLHELLFGLDGDPQTTDVLVMTSGNVSGEPIVTDDSDALRRLAGIADAWLRHDRPIQVPCDDSVSRTVGGVALPVRRARGYAPLPVALPVEVPPMLAAGADLKNAVAVAEGRYAWLSPHIGDMDDLRTGSALSDVARHLQDLTGVRPERLVVDAHPGYRSTKWALDHADGRPVLSAQHHHAHIASVMGEHGLAPGEQVIGIAFDGTGYGTDGAVWGGEVLVCDYKSADRFAHLGYVPLAGGDASVRRPYRMALAHLRHAGIGWVDDIPAVAACPQAERDVLAHQLDTSFGSVPTSSMGRLFDAVASLVGVRHTADYEAEAAIVLEGLARSCGRAPRRAYPMDVDGSVVSPAELVRAVVADVRAGVPAAEIAAVFHVTIATLIADLAGLARDRTGLATVALGGGVFQNAVLLDAAERLLADRGFTVLRPRLLPPNDGGIALGQLLISAAS, from the coding sequence ATGTGCCTGGGCATCCCGGGACAGGTCGTCGAACTCGTTCCCGGGTACGAGGGGCAGGTCGCCCTCGTCGACGTCGAAGGCGCCGCCCGCCGGGTGAACGTCGGCATGCTCGACACGCCGCCGGAGCCGGGCGCCTGGGTGCTCATCCACATGGGCTTCGCGGTCGAGCTGATCGACCGCGACCGGGCCCGCACCGCCATGGAAGGGCTGGAGCTGATCGGCCGCGGTCGCGACTCCGCCGCGCGGGCCCGCCGGCGCTACGACGTGACCGGCGTCGTGCAGGGCGTCGGCTTCCGCCCGTTCGTCTACGCGACCGCCACCGCGCTGGCCCTGACCGGTCGGGTGTCCAACACCGCCGCCGGCGTGACCGTCGAGGTGGAGGGTGCGCCGGACGCGCTCGACACCTTCGGCCGGCGGCTGCGGACCGACGCGCCGCCGCTCGCCGTGGTGGAGGAGATCGCCGAGTCCACCGTGGACGTCGTCGGCGGCACCGGCTTCACCATCGACTCGTCCGGCCCGGCCGGGCGGGCCCGCACACTGGCCTCGCCCGACGTGGCGACCTGCGCCGACTGCCGCGCGGAGCTGCGTGACCCGGCCGACCGCCGCTACCGGCACCCGTTCATCACCTGCACCAACTGCGGGCCGCGGTTCACCATCATCACCGCGCTGCCCTACGACCGGGCGACCACGACGATGTCGGGCTTCCCGATGTGCCCGGCCTGCCGCGCCGAGTACGAGAACCCGGCCGACCGGCGCTTCCACGCCCAGCCGATCGCCTGCCACGACTGCGGGCCGCGGCTCCAACTGGTCACCGGCGACGCGGGGCGGCACGCCTGGCCGCCGGTGCACGGCGAGCTGGCCCTGCGCACCGCCCGGGACCTGCTCGCCCGCGGCCAGATCCTCGCCGTCAAGGGGCTCGGCGGCTACCACCTGGCCTGCGACGCCCGCAACGAGCTCGCGGTGGCCACCCTGCGGGCCCGCAAGCGCCGGGGCGGCAAGCCGTTCGCGGTGATGGCCGCCGACCTCACGGTCGCCCGCCGGATCGCGTCGCTCGGGCCCGACGAGGAGGCGCTGCTCGCCGGCGCCCAGCGGCCGATCGTGCTGGCGCCCAAGCGCGAGCCACTGGCCGGCGGGGTCGCGCCGGGCAACCCGGACCTCGGCGTGCTGTTGCCCTACACGCCGCTGCACGAGTTGCTGTTCGGCCTCGACGGCGACCCGCAGACCACCGATGTGCTGGTGATGACGTCCGGCAACGTCTCCGGTGAGCCGATCGTCACCGACGACTCCGACGCCCTGCGCCGGCTGGCCGGTATCGCCGATGCCTGGCTGCGGCACGACCGGCCGATCCAGGTGCCCTGCGACGACTCGGTCAGCCGGACGGTCGGCGGCGTCGCGCTCCCCGTGCGGCGGGCCCGCGGCTACGCGCCGTTGCCGGTCGCGCTGCCGGTCGAGGTGCCGCCGATGCTCGCGGCCGGGGCCGACCTGAAGAACGCGGTCGCGGTGGCCGAGGGGCGCTACGCCTGGCTGAGCCCGCACATCGGCGACATGGACGACCTGCGCACCGGGTCAGCGCTGAGTGATGTCGCCCGCCATCTTCAGGACCTTACCGGGGTACGCCCCGAGCGGCTCGTCGTCGACGCGCACCCCGGCTACCGGAGCACGAAGTGGGCGCTCGACCACGCCGACGGGCGGCCGGTGCTCTCGGCACAGCACCACCACGCGCACATCGCCTCGGTGATGGGCGAGCACGGGCTCGCACCGGGCGAGCAGGTGATCGGGATCGCGTTCGACGGGACCGGCTACGGCACCGACGGCGCGGTCTGGGGTGGCGAGGTGCTTGTCTGCGACTACAAGTCGGCGGACCGTTTCGCGCACCTCGGGTATGTGCCGCTGGCCGGCGGCGACGCGAGCGTGCGGCGGCCCTACCGGATGGCCCTGGCACACCTGCGGCACGCCGGGATCGGGTGGGTCGACGACATCCCGGCGGTGGCGGCGTGCCCGCAGGCCGAGCGGGACGTGCTCGCACACCAGCTCGACACCTCGTTCGGTAGCGTGCCGACCTCCAGCATGGGCCGGTTGTTCGACGCCGTGGCCTCCCTGGTCGGCGTGCGGCATACGGCCGACTACGAGGCCGAGGCCGCCATCGTGCTGGAAGGCCTGGCCCGCTCCTGCGGTCGTGCGCCCCGCCGCGCGTACCCCATGGATGTTGATGGCTCGGTTGTCTCGCCGGCCGAACTGGTGCGGGCCGTGGTCGCCGACGTGCGGGCGGGCGTGCCGGCGGCGGAGATCGCGGCGGTCTTCCACGTCACGATCGCCACGCTGATCGCGGATCTGGCCGGGCTCGCCCGCGACCGCACCGGGCTGGCCACCGTTGCGCTGGGTGGCGGCGTGTTCCAGAACGCGGTCCTGCTCGACGCGGCCGAACGGCTGCTCGCCGACCGGGGCTTCACCGTCTTGCGCCCGCGCCTGCTGCCGCCCAACGACGGCGGCATCGCGCTGGGGCAGTTGTTGATCTCCGCAGCATCGTAG
- a CDS encoding BTAD domain-containing putative transcriptional regulator — translation MRFGVLGPLAVWTADGATVPIPGTKVRALLAALLAREGQPASADRLVDDIWGDAPPGNPAAALAVKVSQLRRALDDAEPGARALVESGPAGYLLRTRAVDAVEFDQLLTRAGDDGSPAGRAALLDDALALWRGDAYAGFRDAEFARADVLRLDERRLSALDDRAEAHLALGRHSTVAGELADLVARQPLRERTRALRMVALYRSGRQAEALDSYADLRHQLAEQLGLDPSPELAALHQAILTQDPSLDRPPPEKAGTRPPTSNLPAALGDLFGRDEAVAELTALLGKHRLLSLTGTGGVGKTRLAVEVACAARPTFPDGAWLVELAGVEGGADEVADTVMGTLGLRDATGTDPLLAALRARKMLLVLDNCEHLVEPVAELTARLLRAAPELTVLATSRESLGLVGEVVWPVPPLALPDAVELFVARAAAAARGFEPDPEQVALLCQRLDGIPLALELAATRVRGLGLDRLVAGLDDRFRLLAAGQRGAPARQQTLLATIDWSWRLLTAPERIALRRLAVHADGCTLDAAEAVCAVGDVVRADVPELLARLVDRSLVVRTAGPPRYRLLESVSAFCLDQLRDAGDLAATRQRHRRYYTALAERAETRLRGPDQAHWLRVLDAESANLRAAFDPAHDPALATRLVEALAWYWFLRGRLGEARRSLQAAPASPRATAWLTAFAFLLGDVADWPSRHAAAIAGLDDPTRAEWFLAYAEIDLGDVAATETLVASLLTRFTAEGDQWGTAATLTLAAKLAHIRGDAAALGRDADRSAAMFRELGDRWGLLQATEWLAAHAALTGDHAAAESLHTEGLEVARELSLWADVSGRLGWLGWLAMEQGDYVAARERCTEALALAEEQGAPLLAVFATMGLAFAARRAGDLDAAANHLGWLLETAGRNDAESGQALYLPSVLVELGYVAIERGDAATAWRHHLDALAAARTLGATRDVALALSGLAAVAAADGRFIEAAQLLGTAAATREPTGTPHGPAELADLARTEAAARGALGPAFDAAYAAGSAADPDVIARR, via the coding sequence ATGCGTTTCGGGGTGCTCGGGCCGCTCGCGGTGTGGACCGCGGACGGGGCTACGGTGCCCATTCCCGGCACGAAGGTACGAGCGTTGCTCGCGGCCCTCCTCGCACGGGAAGGCCAGCCGGCCTCGGCCGACCGGCTCGTCGACGACATCTGGGGTGATGCCCCGCCCGGCAACCCGGCCGCCGCGCTCGCGGTCAAGGTCTCGCAGCTCCGCCGGGCCCTCGACGACGCCGAACCGGGCGCCCGGGCGCTGGTCGAGTCCGGGCCGGCCGGCTATCTGCTGCGTACCCGGGCGGTCGACGCCGTCGAGTTCGACCAGTTGCTGACCCGCGCGGGTGACGACGGCTCGCCGGCGGGCCGGGCCGCGCTGCTCGACGACGCGCTCGCGCTGTGGCGGGGCGACGCCTACGCCGGCTTCCGCGACGCGGAGTTCGCGCGGGCCGACGTGCTGCGCCTCGACGAGCGGCGACTGTCGGCCCTCGACGACCGCGCCGAGGCCCACCTCGCGCTCGGCCGACACTCCACAGTGGCCGGCGAGCTGGCCGATCTGGTCGCCCGGCAGCCGCTGCGGGAGCGTACCCGGGCGTTGCGCATGGTGGCCCTCTACCGGTCGGGGCGGCAGGCCGAGGCCCTGGACAGCTACGCCGACCTGCGGCACCAGCTCGCCGAGCAGCTCGGCCTCGACCCCTCGCCCGAGCTGGCCGCGCTGCACCAGGCGATCCTGACCCAGGACCCGAGCCTCGACCGGCCCCCGCCGGAGAAGGCCGGCACCCGGCCGCCGACCAGCAACCTGCCCGCCGCGCTCGGCGACCTGTTCGGCCGCGACGAGGCGGTGGCCGAGCTGACCGCGCTGCTCGGCAAGCACCGGCTGCTGTCGCTGACCGGCACCGGCGGCGTCGGCAAGACGCGGCTCGCGGTCGAGGTGGCGTGCGCGGCCCGCCCGACGTTCCCCGACGGCGCCTGGCTGGTCGAGCTGGCCGGCGTCGAGGGCGGCGCCGACGAGGTCGCCGACACCGTGATGGGCACGCTCGGCCTGCGCGACGCGACCGGGACCGACCCCCTTCTCGCCGCCCTGCGGGCCCGGAAAATGCTGCTCGTCCTCGACAACTGCGAGCACCTCGTCGAGCCCGTCGCGGAGCTCACGGCCCGGCTGCTGCGCGCGGCGCCGGAGCTGACGGTGCTCGCCACGAGTCGCGAGTCGCTGGGGCTGGTCGGCGAGGTCGTCTGGCCCGTACCTCCGCTGGCTCTTCCAGACGCCGTCGAGCTCTTCGTGGCCCGCGCCGCCGCGGCCGCCCGGGGCTTCGAGCCCGACCCGGAGCAGGTGGCCCTGCTCTGCCAGCGCCTCGACGGCATCCCGCTCGCCCTCGAACTGGCCGCGACCCGGGTGCGCGGGCTCGGGCTCGACCGCCTCGTCGCGGGCCTCGACGACCGTTTCCGGCTGCTCGCCGCCGGCCAGCGCGGCGCACCAGCACGCCAGCAGACGCTGCTGGCCACGATCGACTGGAGCTGGCGGCTGCTGACCGCGCCGGAGCGGATCGCGCTGCGCCGGCTGGCCGTACACGCCGATGGTTGCACCCTCGACGCGGCCGAGGCGGTCTGCGCGGTGGGCGACGTGGTCCGCGCCGACGTTCCCGAACTGCTGGCCCGACTGGTCGACCGCTCGCTGGTGGTGCGCACCGCCGGCCCGCCCCGCTACCGCCTGCTCGAGTCGGTGTCGGCCTTCTGCCTCGACCAGCTGCGCGACGCCGGCGACCTGGCCGCGACGCGGCAGCGGCACCGGCGCTATTACACCGCGCTGGCCGAACGGGCCGAAACCCGGCTGCGCGGCCCCGACCAGGCGCACTGGCTGCGCGTCCTCGACGCCGAGTCGGCCAACCTGCGCGCCGCCTTCGACCCCGCACACGACCCAGCGCTGGCGACCCGCCTGGTCGAGGCCCTGGCCTGGTACTGGTTCCTGCGCGGCCGCCTGGGCGAGGCCCGCCGCTCGCTCCAGGCCGCGCCGGCCAGCCCTCGCGCGACAGCCTGGCTGACCGCTTTCGCCTTCCTGCTCGGCGACGTCGCCGACTGGCCGTCCCGGCACGCCGCCGCGATCGCCGGCCTCGACGACCCGACCCGGGCGGAGTGGTTCCTGGCCTACGCGGAGATCGACCTGGGCGACGTCGCCGCGACCGAGACGCTGGTCGCCTCGCTCCTGACGCGTTTCACGGCTGAAGGCGACCAATGGGGTACGGCCGCCACCCTCACGCTTGCCGCCAAGCTCGCCCACATCCGGGGCGACGCCGCCGCCCTGGGCCGCGACGCCGACCGCAGCGCGGCGATGTTCCGCGAGTTGGGCGACCGCTGGGGTCTGCTCCAGGCGACGGAGTGGCTCGCCGCCCACGCGGCCCTGACCGGCGACCACGCGGCCGCGGAAAGCCTGCACACGGAGGGCCTCGAGGTGGCCCGCGAGCTGAGCCTGTGGGCCGACGTATCCGGCCGCCTCGGCTGGCTGGGCTGGCTCGCGATGGAGCAGGGCGACTATGTCGCGGCCCGCGAGCGCTGCACCGAGGCGCTGGCCCTGGCCGAGGAGCAGGGCGCCCCTCTGTTGGCCGTGTTCGCCACCATGGGCCTGGCATTCGCGGCCCGCCGCGCCGGGGATCTCGACGCCGCGGCGAACCATCTCGGCTGGCTGCTCGAGACGGCGGGCCGCAACGACGCGGAGAGTGGGCAGGCGCTCTATCTGCCGAGCGTTCTGGTCGAACTCGGGTACGTCGCCATCGAACGCGGCGATGCGGCGACCGCGTGGCGCCACCACCTCGACGCGTTGGCCGCGGCCCGCACGCTGGGCGCTACCCGTGATGTGGCGCTGGCCCTGAGCGGGCTGGCCGCTGTCGCGGCCGCCGATGGGCGGTTCATCGAGGCCGCCCAGCTGCTCGGCACCGCCGCCGCGACGCGCGAGCCGACGGGCACGCCACATGGTCCGGCCGAACTCGCCGACCTCGCCCGCACCGAGGCCGCGGCCCGTGGCGCCCTGGGGCCGGCCTTCGACGCCGCCTACGCGGCGGGTAGCGCCGCGGATCCCGACGTCATCGCCCGCCGATAG
- the hypD gene encoding hydrogenase formation protein HypD, translating into MKYLDEFSDPVLARRLLDQIHAATTRPWAMMEVCGGQTHSIIRHGIDQLLPDGIEMIHGPGCPVCVTPLEMIDRALAIAATPGVIFCSFGDMLRVPGSGRDLFTVKSAGADVRVVYSPLDALTIARDNPDREVVFFGIGFETTAPANAMTVYQARRLGVRNFSLLVSHVLVPPAIAAIMEAPNCRVQAFLAAGHVCSVMGTSLYPALAERYRVPIVVTGFEPLDILEGIRQTVVQLESGTHEVTNAYPRAVPPEGNVPARLMLEDVFEVTDRTWRGIGMIPASGWRLSARYRSFDAEERFAVGEIHTDESPLCRAGEVLQGHIKPHECSAFGKECTPRNPLGATMVSSEGACAAYYAYRRLDLVEVGA; encoded by the coding sequence ATGAAGTATCTCGACGAGTTCAGCGACCCGGTGCTGGCCCGCCGGCTGCTCGACCAGATCCACGCGGCCACCACCCGCCCGTGGGCGATGATGGAGGTCTGCGGCGGGCAGACGCACTCCATCATCCGGCACGGCATCGACCAGCTCCTGCCGGACGGCATCGAGATGATCCACGGCCCCGGGTGTCCCGTCTGCGTCACTCCACTTGAGATGATCGACCGGGCGCTGGCCATCGCGGCCACGCCTGGGGTGATCTTCTGCTCGTTCGGCGACATGCTGCGGGTGCCCGGCAGCGGTCGCGACCTGTTCACCGTCAAGAGCGCGGGCGCCGACGTGCGGGTCGTCTACTCGCCGCTGGACGCCCTCACCATCGCCCGCGACAACCCCGACCGCGAGGTCGTCTTCTTCGGGATCGGCTTCGAGACGACGGCGCCGGCCAACGCGATGACGGTCTATCAGGCGCGGCGGCTGGGTGTCCGCAACTTCTCGCTGCTGGTCTCGCACGTGCTGGTGCCGCCGGCGATCGCGGCCATCATGGAGGCGCCGAACTGCCGCGTGCAGGCGTTCCTGGCCGCCGGCCACGTGTGCAGCGTGATGGGCACGTCCCTGTATCCCGCGCTGGCCGAGCGCTACCGGGTGCCGATCGTGGTGACCGGGTTCGAGCCGCTCGACATCCTGGAGGGGATCCGGCAGACGGTCGTCCAGCTCGAGTCGGGCACTCACGAGGTGACCAACGCGTATCCGCGGGCGGTGCCGCCGGAGGGCAACGTGCCGGCGCGGCTGATGCTCGAAGACGTCTTCGAGGTGACCGACCGCACCTGGCGGGGGATCGGCATGATCCCGGCGAGCGGGTGGCGGCTGTCGGCGCGCTACCGTTCGTTCGACGCCGAGGAGCGGTTCGCCGTCGGGGAGATCCACACCGACGAGTCGCCGCTGTGCCGGGCCGGCGAGGTGTTGCAGGGGCACATCAAGCCGCACGAGTGTTCCGCGTTCGGCAAGGAGTGCACGCCGCGCAACCCGCTCGGGGCGACGATGGTGTCGTCGGAGGGCGCCTGCGCGGCCTACTACGCCTACCGCCGGCTCGACCTCGTGGAGGTCGGCGCGTGA
- the hypE gene encoding hydrogenase expression/formation protein HypE has product MTTVDFSNWTCPVPLRDTPNVVMGHGGGGAMSAELVEQIFLPAFGGSVADLADSAVVTAGGARLAFSTDSYVVKPMFFPGGSIGDLAVNGTVNDLAMSGATPLYLSSAFILQEGTDLAVVGRIAQAMGLAAAAASVRLVTGDTKVVDSASGDGVFVTTAGIGLVPPGVEIGPRRARPGDVVLVSGDIGVHGVAVMSCREGLSFGTSVLSDTAPLAGLVAAMLAAGEVHVLRDPTRGGVAASLNEIARAAGVGVSLVERDLPVPPAVRDACSLLGLDPLQVANEGKLIAIVPPSAAPAVLDAMRAHPLGAGAQVIGTCVAEHPGMVVAQTALGGNRVISLPIGEQLPRIC; this is encoded by the coding sequence GTGACCACTGTGGACTTCTCCAACTGGACCTGCCCGGTGCCGCTGCGGGACACCCCGAACGTGGTGATGGGGCACGGCGGCGGCGGCGCGATGTCGGCCGAACTGGTCGAGCAGATCTTCCTGCCGGCGTTCGGCGGGTCGGTGGCCGACCTGGCCGACTCGGCCGTCGTCACCGCCGGGGGTGCCCGGCTGGCGTTCTCGACCGACTCCTATGTGGTCAAGCCGATGTTCTTCCCCGGCGGGTCGATCGGTGACCTGGCCGTCAACGGGACGGTCAACGACCTGGCGATGTCGGGTGCGACGCCGCTCTACCTGTCGTCGGCGTTCATCCTCCAGGAAGGCACCGACCTGGCCGTCGTCGGGCGGATCGCCCAGGCGATGGGGCTCGCGGCGGCGGCCGCCTCGGTGCGGCTGGTGACCGGCGACACCAAGGTGGTCGACAGCGCCAGCGGCGACGGGGTGTTCGTGACGACGGCGGGGATCGGGCTGGTGCCGCCGGGCGTCGAGATCGGTCCGCGCCGGGCCAGGCCCGGCGACGTGGTGCTGGTCAGCGGCGACATCGGGGTGCACGGGGTCGCGGTGATGAGTTGCCGCGAGGGCCTGTCGTTCGGCACGTCGGTGCTGAGCGACACGGCGCCGCTGGCCGGGCTGGTCGCGGCGATGCTGGCGGCGGGGGAGGTGCACGTGCTCCGCGATCCGACCCGCGGCGGTGTTGCCGCGTCGCTCAACGAGATCGCCCGCGCGGCCGGTGTCGGGGTTTCGCTCGTCGAGCGCGACCTGCCGGTGCCGCCCGCGGTGCGCGACGCATGCAGCCTGCTCGGTCTCGACCCGCTCCAGGTGGCCAACGAAGGCAAGCTGATCGCGATCGTCCCGCCGTCGGCCGCTCCCGCGGTGCTGGACGCCATGCGGGCCCACCCGCTGGGCGCCGGCGCGCAGGTGATCGGCACGTGCGTGGCCGAACACCCCGGCATGGTGGTCGCGCAGACGGCGCTGGGCGGCAACCGGGTGATCAGCCTGCCGATCGGCGAGCAACTGCCGCGGATCTGCTGA
- a CDS encoding magnesium and cobalt transport protein CorA, translating into MSDWRSRAARPYRRVRGRSSEQQPPAAAPELSMDPRAVSVEVPAEASLVRSAVYRDGAKVDSPTTLAATYEWLREQPDAMVWIGLYRPAEARLLEIAEEFGLHELAVEDAIVAHQRPKLERYGHTLFVVLRAVRYLDEAEEVEFGELHVFVGPNFVVTVRHGQAPDLAATRDRMEHDPDLLRRGPEAILYAILDTVVDGYAPVIAGLQNDIDEIETQVFGGDPKVSRRIYALSGEVIEFQRATRPLLDVLAGLASGFDKYGTDEELRRYLADVIDHATTAAERVDGFRQILADILTLNATLVSQAQNEEVRRLNEASFTQNEEIKKVSAWAAILFAPTLIGTVYGMNFDHMPELHWRFGYPYAIGLMLLTSLTLYLVFKRRRWL; encoded by the coding sequence ATGAGCGACTGGCGTTCGCGGGCGGCCCGGCCCTATCGGCGTGTCCGGGGCCGGTCATCCGAGCAGCAGCCGCCCGCCGCGGCACCCGAGCTGTCGATGGACCCGCGGGCCGTCTCCGTGGAAGTGCCGGCCGAGGCCAGCCTGGTCCGCTCCGCGGTCTACCGCGACGGCGCGAAGGTCGACAGCCCGACGACGCTGGCCGCCACCTACGAGTGGCTGCGCGAACAGCCGGACGCGATGGTGTGGATCGGGCTGTATCGGCCGGCGGAGGCCCGCCTGCTCGAGATCGCGGAGGAGTTCGGGCTGCACGAGCTCGCGGTCGAGGACGCGATCGTCGCGCACCAGCGACCGAAGCTCGAACGCTACGGGCACACGCTGTTCGTGGTGCTGCGCGCGGTCCGCTATCTCGACGAGGCGGAGGAGGTCGAGTTCGGCGAGCTGCACGTGTTCGTCGGCCCCAACTTCGTGGTCACCGTCCGGCACGGCCAGGCCCCCGACCTGGCGGCGACCCGCGACCGGATGGAACACGACCCGGACCTGCTGCGCCGCGGCCCGGAAGCCATCCTGTACGCGATCCTGGACACCGTCGTCGACGGCTACGCCCCGGTGATCGCCGGCCTCCAGAACGACATCGACGAGATCGAGACCCAGGTCTTCGGCGGCGACCCAAAGGTGTCCCGGCGCATCTACGCGCTGTCCGGCGAGGTGATCGAGTTCCAGCGGGCCACCCGGCCGTTGCTCGACGTGCTGGCCGGGCTGGCGTCCGGCTTCGACAAATACGGCACCGACGAGGAGCTGCGCCGCTATCTCGCTGATGTGATCGACCACGCCACCACGGCGGCCGAGCGCGTCGACGGTTTCCGGCAGATCCTGGCCGACATCCTCACGCTGAACGCGACGCTGGTCTCGCAGGCGCAGAACGAGGAGGTACGCCGACTCAACGAGGCCAGCTTCACCCAGAACGAGGAGATCAAAAAGGTCTCCGCATGGGCGGCGATCCTGTTCGCACCAACCCTGATCGGCACGGTGTACGGCATGAACTTCGACCACATGCCCGAACTCCACTGGCGGTTCGGCTATCCGTACGCGATCGGGCTGATGCTCCTCACGTCCCTGACCCTCTACCTGGTGTTCAAGCGCCGCCGGTGGCTGTGA
- a CDS encoding SDR family NAD(P)-dependent oxidoreductase gives MDLRLSGKRALVTGASAGLGAEIAATLAQEGAAVIVHGRDRARTEQVARVVDGQAVIGDLATDDGAAAVAAAAGEVDILVNNAGFYDPATGWADADAGAWAEIYNVNVLSSVRLIQKLVPAMRAKGWGRVIQISSVTGEMPAAAQPHYAASNAARLNLARSLARDLKHTGVTSNAIAAGGILVTTTRDYLMGLASANGWGDTWEEVERNAAPIRAGNDVGRIGRPREYADLVAYLASPIADYITGATIRMDGGRYDQ, from the coding sequence ATGGATCTGCGGCTCAGCGGTAAGCGGGCGTTGGTCACGGGTGCGAGCGCCGGCCTCGGTGCCGAGATCGCGGCGACCCTCGCGCAGGAAGGTGCCGCCGTGATCGTGCACGGCCGTGATCGGGCCCGCACCGAGCAGGTCGCGCGGGTCGTCGACGGGCAGGCCGTCATCGGGGACCTCGCCACCGACGACGGCGCCGCCGCAGTGGCCGCTGCGGCCGGAGAGGTCGACATCCTGGTCAACAACGCCGGCTTCTACGATCCCGCGACCGGGTGGGCAGATGCCGACGCCGGCGCGTGGGCCGAGATCTACAACGTCAACGTGCTCAGCTCCGTGCGGCTGATCCAGAAGTTGGTTCCCGCCATGCGGGCCAAGGGATGGGGCCGGGTCATCCAGATCAGCAGCGTCACCGGTGAGATGCCTGCCGCGGCGCAACCGCACTACGCCGCCAGCAACGCCGCGCGGCTCAATCTTGCCCGTTCGCTCGCCCGCGACCTCAAGCACACCGGGGTGACCTCCAACGCGATCGCCGCCGGCGGGATTCTCGTGACGACCACGCGTGACTACCTGATGGGTCTCGCCAGCGCCAACGGGTGGGGCGACACCTGGGAAGAGGTCGAGCGCAACGCGGCGCCGATTCGGGCCGGCAACGACGTCGGGCGCATCGGTCGGCCCCGCGAGTACGCCGATCTGGTCGCCTACCTCGCCAGTCCGATCGCCGACTACATCACCGGCGCGACGATCCGGATGGACGGCGGCCGCTATGACCAGTGA
- a CDS encoding DUF6390 family protein, with the protein MTAEGALMFARYAYPPNALGYCGPAGAEAMLRGDATADIARRARRFEGAWSYLEFLASSAGIADPLDERVVEAYWVGGDLLAGVSSPALVAFLSERFAGQSGGSWRSAADRALPHHTFQVFEVYPWSGLLAATGHPQALSVLDQCRIRTGVVTAVSGETATVESRPLLSAPGGGLARGAPRRETVRWSVEGWSLLRGLGAGDRVALHWNWVCDTLTPDQADRIEALESRYHAVPSDHP; encoded by the coding sequence GTGACGGCCGAGGGCGCGCTGATGTTCGCGCGGTACGCGTACCCGCCGAACGCTCTGGGTTATTGCGGTCCGGCCGGTGCCGAGGCGATGCTGCGCGGCGACGCGACCGCGGACATCGCCCGGCGCGCGCGCCGCTTCGAGGGCGCATGGTCCTACCTGGAGTTCCTGGCGTCCTCGGCCGGCATCGCCGACCCACTCGACGAGCGGGTGGTCGAGGCCTACTGGGTCGGTGGCGACCTGCTCGCCGGGGTGTCGTCGCCCGCGTTGGTCGCGTTCCTGTCGGAGCGGTTCGCCGGCCAGTCCGGCGGAAGCTGGCGGTCGGCCGCCGACCGGGCGCTGCCACACCACACGTTCCAGGTCTTCGAGGTCTACCCCTGGTCGGGCCTGCTCGCCGCGACCGGCCATCCGCAGGCGCTCTCGGTGCTCGACCAGTGCCGCATCCGCACCGGCGTGGTGACGGCCGTGTCCGGCGAGACGGCGACGGTCGAGTCCCGGCCACTGCTGTCGGCGCCCGGTGGGGGCCTGGCCCGGGGCGCGCCGCGGCGCGAGACCGTGCGGTGGTCGGTCGAAGGATGGTCGCTGCTGCGCGGGCTCGGCGCGGGCGACCGGGTGGCGCTGCACTGGAACTGGGTCTGCGACACGCTCACGCCCGACCAGGCGGACCGCATCGAGGCTCTGGAAAGCCGCTACCACGCGGTGCCCAGCGACCACCCATGA